Proteins encoded within one genomic window of Streptomyces sp. NBC_01314:
- a CDS encoding universal stress protein — translation MEPAITVGLDGSPESLAAAHWAAAEAERRKLTLRLLHAWPLLVPEPTDIPSELDQNYWAKRIVHNARAELQAHHPGLSIVGNLVADDAQDALLQAASESEVLVLGSRGLTPVESYFMGDVSMPVVAKAEHPVVLVRAEAREGRPQPTAPTTGVVVVALKLHGPCDELLEFGFVTAAARGVPLRAIHGRSVPIHAHVPWGVDHDVTEEITQDIQKHLSQALRRWREKFPGVRVLDVVRLESPAKAVVSEAENAGLLVVGRRKHHPPVAPHLGHVAQAAVHHARCPVAVVPHG, via the coding sequence ATGGAGCCAGCGATCACCGTGGGCCTCGACGGCTCACCCGAGAGCCTTGCCGCCGCCCACTGGGCCGCCGCAGAGGCCGAACGGCGCAAGCTCACGCTGCGCCTGCTGCACGCATGGCCCCTGCTGGTGCCAGAGCCGACCGACATCCCCTCGGAGCTGGATCAGAACTACTGGGCCAAGCGGATCGTCCACAACGCGCGGGCCGAGCTCCAGGCACACCACCCAGGTCTCTCCATCGTCGGCAACCTGGTCGCCGACGACGCCCAGGACGCGCTGCTGCAAGCGGCTTCGGAGTCCGAGGTGCTCGTGCTCGGTTCACGTGGACTGACGCCTGTCGAGAGCTACTTCATGGGAGACGTCAGCATGCCCGTCGTGGCGAAGGCCGAGCACCCGGTGGTCCTCGTACGCGCCGAGGCGCGGGAAGGAAGGCCCCAGCCCACCGCGCCTACGACGGGCGTCGTGGTCGTGGCGCTGAAACTGCACGGCCCCTGCGACGAGTTGCTCGAGTTCGGGTTCGTCACCGCCGCGGCGCGTGGCGTGCCCCTCAGGGCCATCCACGGCCGAAGTGTGCCGATCCACGCACACGTTCCCTGGGGCGTGGACCATGACGTGACCGAGGAGATCACACAGGACATCCAGAAGCACCTGAGCCAGGCGCTCCGCCGTTGGCGCGAGAAGTTCCCCGGTGTGAGGGTGCTCGACGTGGTCCGGCTCGAAAGCCCCGCCAAGGCCGTCGTGAGCGAGGCCGAGAACGCCGGGCTGCTGGTGGTCGGCCGACGAAAGCACCATCCGCCCGTGGCACCGCACCTGGGCCACGTGGCCCAAGCCGCCGTCCACCACGCGCGCTGCCCCGTCGCCGTCGTCCCCCATGGCTGA